A part of Raphanus sativus cultivar WK10039 unplaced genomic scaffold, ASM80110v3 Scaffold0015, whole genome shotgun sequence genomic DNA contains:
- the LOC130500696 gene encoding protein CUP-SHAPED COTYLEDON 3-like, with amino-acid sequence MGLKDIGSKLPPGFRFHPSDEELVCHYLCNKIRAKSDHGDVEDDDVDEALKGASDLVEIDLHICEPWQLPDVAKLNAKEWYFFSFRDRKYATGYRTNRATVSGYWKATGKDRTVMDPRTSQLVGMRKTLVFYRNRAPNGIKTTWIMHEFRLECPNMPPKEDWVLCRVFNKGRDLSLQDSNYDNDHQTQRLEVNDAPDLNYAPNYNNQLQPLLSSPPSTTIDPPHHHDQWEQLMKQPSRIIDHPYHHHCQHQSTCGWEQMMIGSMSSSSSHGPDHESLHNLLYADKNNSVNIAADHHDQNYEKILLPSYIASLDHDKTCMGSSFDIGMISDLHMECAGLSFETENLLAFH; translated from the exons ATGGGGTTGAAAGATATTGGGTCCAAATTGCCACCGGGGTTTCGGTTTCATCCAAGCGATGAAGAGTTAGTTTGTCATTATCTTTGCAACAAGATTAGGGCCAAATCTGACCACGGTGATGTTGAGGATGATGACGTTGATGAAGCCTTGAAGGGTGCTAGTGATCTTGTGGAGATTGACTTGCATATTTGTGAGCCATGGCAGCTTCCTG ATGTGGCAAAGCTGAATGCAAAAGAATGGTACTTCTTCAGTTTTCGCGATAGAAAATATGCAACTGGATATCGTACAAACAGAGCGACGGTAAGTGGGTACTGGAAAGCAACAGGGAAGGATCGGACGGTGATGGATCCACGAACAAGCCAATTGGTAGGGATGAGAAAAACACTGGTCTTCTACAGGAACAGAGCACCAAATGGGATCAAAACTACTTGGATCATGCACGAGTTCCGTCTTGAGTGTCCAAACATGCCACCTAAG GAAGACTGGGTCTTGTGCAGAGTGTTCAACAAAGGCAGAGACTTGTCACTACAAGACAGTAACTATGACAATGATCATCAGACGCAAAGGCTTGAGGTTAATGACGCTCCGGATCTTAATTACGCTCCTAATTACAACAATCAGTTGCAACCCTTACTATCATCCCCTCCTTCCACCACCATCGACCCTCCACATCATCATGATCAGTGGGAGCAGCTAATGAAGCAGCCTTCAAGGATCATAGACCATCCCTATCACCACCATTGTCAACATCAATCTACATGTGGTTGGGAGCAGATGATGATTGGGTCGATGTCGTCATCGTCGAGCCATGGTCCTGATCACGAGTCCTTACATAATTTGCTTTATGCCGACAAAAACAACAGTGTCAACATCGCTGCTGATCATCATGATCAGAACTATGAGAAGATATTGTTGCCATCATACATCGCGAGTTTAGATCATGACAAGACATGTATGGGGTCATCATTCGATATTGGCATGATCTCTGATCTTCACATGGAATGTGCTGGCTTGAGTTTTGAGACGGAGAACCTCCTCGCTTTCCATTAA
- the LOC108852937 gene encoding NAC domain-containing protein 73, whose product MTWCNDSSDVQTVETIIIPSPTVVESPEASFQVSCHKTCPSCGHKFKFHEQAGIHDLPGLPAGVKFDPSDQEVLGHLEGKVRDDARKLHPLIDEFIRTIDGENGICYTHPEKLPGVSKDGTVRHFFHRPSKAYTTGTRKRRKVHTDSEVGGETRWHKTGKTRPVLTGGRVKGYKKILVLYTNYGKQKKPEKTNWVMHQYHLGTNEEEKEGELVVSKIFYQTQPRQCGGSLAAAATEKERPYLHGHHLGGGGTGSRHLYHKNGNVKGTGGGGSARASEYYNNIPAIISFNQSGIQNHLVHGTQPFIP is encoded by the exons ATGACTTGGTGCAATGACAGTAGCGATGTTCAGACCGTTGAAACAATCATAATTCCCTCCCCAACAGTGGTTGAGTCTCCTGAAGCCTCATTTCAAGTCTCTTGTCACAAAACATGTCCTTCTTGTGGCCATAAATTCAAGTTTCATGAACAG GCGGGGATCCATGACTTGCCGGGACTGCCTGCCGGAGTGAAGTTCGATCCGAGTGATCAAGAGGTATTGGGGCATCTTGAAGGAAAGGTAAGAGATGACGCAAGAAAGCTTCATCCTCTCATCGATGAGTTTATCCGTACCATTGACGGTGAAAATGGTATTTGTTACACCCATCCTGAGAAATTGCCAG GTGTGAGCAAGGACGGGACGGTCCGTCATTTCTTCCACCGACCATCAAAGGCATACACTACGGGAACAAGAAAGCGACGTAAAGTTCACACTGACTCTGAAGTCGGTGGCGAGACACGGTGGCACAAAACCGGCAAAACACGGCCAGTTCTCACTGGAGGAAGAGTGAAAGGCTACAAAAAAATCCTAGTACTCTACACAAACTacggtaaacaaaaaaaacccgAGAAGACTAATTGGGTAATGCATCAATATCATCTTGGCACCAacgaggaagagaaagaaggtGAACTCGTCGTCTCCAAAATCTTCTACCAGACTCAACCACGCCAATGCGGTGGATCCCTTGCTGCTGCTGCCACGGAGAAGGAGCGGCCTTACCTCCACGGCCATCATCTCGGTGGTGGTGGTACTGGTAGTCGCCATCTATATCATAAAAATGGTAATGTTAAAGGCACCGGCGGTGGAGGATCTGCCCGAGCCAGTGAGTATTACAACAATATTCCGGCGATTATCTCATTTAATCAAAGCGGGATACAGAACCATTTGGTTCATGGTACCCAACCTTTTATTCCTTAA